A region from the Variovorax sp. RKNM96 genome encodes:
- a CDS encoding tripartite tricarboxylate transporter substrate binding protein, producing MLRRSSFLRAATLAACGLVSPLAAFAQAFPAKPIKLVIAFPAGGPTDITMRQLADNASKILGQPVIIDNKPGAGGTLPAQALQTAQPDGYTVAQIPLGVFRLGYTTKINWDPLKDITYVLNVTGYAFGIVVPANSPFKTWADFVAYAKANPGKLTYGSTGTLTSPHLTTEIVAQKAGIELQHVPYKGSADLMLAVVSGQLMAAADSTGFAPQVEAGKLRVLNTWGEKRLAKFPDAPTLKELGYDVVQNSPFGIGAPKGTSPEVVKKLHDAFKQAMEEPSYVASLGRYDMLPNYMSSATYTKFAQDTVVKEKVVIEKLGLAKEQPKTN from the coding sequence ATGCTGCGCCGCTCTTCTTTTCTCCGTGCCGCCACGCTTGCCGCGTGTGGCCTCGTCTCCCCGCTGGCGGCTTTCGCGCAAGCATTTCCCGCCAAGCCGATCAAGCTGGTCATCGCGTTCCCCGCGGGCGGCCCGACCGACATCACGATGCGCCAGCTCGCCGACAACGCGAGCAAGATCCTCGGCCAGCCCGTGATCATCGACAACAAGCCCGGCGCCGGCGGCACGCTGCCCGCACAGGCGTTGCAGACCGCGCAGCCCGACGGCTACACCGTCGCGCAGATTCCGCTCGGCGTGTTTCGCCTCGGCTACACCACCAAGATCAACTGGGACCCGCTCAAGGACATCACCTACGTCCTGAACGTCACCGGCTACGCCTTCGGCATCGTGGTGCCGGCCAACAGCCCGTTCAAGACCTGGGCCGACTTCGTCGCTTACGCCAAGGCCAACCCCGGCAAGCTCACCTACGGCTCCACCGGCACGTTGACCAGCCCGCACCTGACGACCGAGATCGTCGCGCAGAAGGCCGGCATCGAGCTGCAGCACGTGCCCTACAAGGGCAGCGCCGACCTGATGCTCGCGGTGGTCAGCGGGCAGCTGATGGCCGCGGCCGACAGCACCGGCTTCGCGCCGCAAGTGGAGGCCGGCAAGCTGCGCGTGCTGAACACCTGGGGCGAGAAGCGCCTGGCCAAGTTCCCCGACGCGCCCACGCTGAAGGAACTGGGCTACGACGTGGTGCAGAACTCGCCCTTCGGCATCGGCGCGCCCAAGGGCACGTCGCCCGAGGTGGTGAAGAAGCTGCACGACGCGTTCAAGCAGGCGATGGAAGAGCCGAGCTATGTGGCGTCGCTCGGGCGCTACGACATGCTGCCGAACTACATGAGCTCGGCGACGTACACCAAGTTCGCGCAGGACACGGTGGTGAAGGAGAAGGTGGTTATCGAGAAGCTGGGGTTGGCGAAGGAACAGCCGAAGACGAACTGA